Proteins co-encoded in one Halorussus vallis genomic window:
- a CDS encoding 50S ribosomal protein L22 — MGISYSVEADPDTTAKGMLRERHMSHKHSKAIAREIKGMTAGDAQAYLQQVIDGERSVPFKSHNSGVGHRSDIDGWDAGRYPEKASEAFLDLIENVVNNADEQGFDGEEMEIMHVAAHKVGEVQGRKPRAMGRATAWNTMEVDVELILEEVEE, encoded by the coding sequence ATGGGAATCAGTTACAGCGTCGAGGCCGACCCGGACACCACCGCCAAGGGGATGCTCCGGGAGCGGCACATGAGCCACAAGCACAGCAAAGCCATCGCCCGCGAGATCAAGGGAATGACCGCCGGAGACGCCCAGGCGTACCTCCAGCAGGTCATCGACGGCGAACGGTCGGTCCCGTTCAAGTCCCACAACAGCGGCGTGGGCCACCGTAGCGACATCGACGGCTGGGACGCCGGTCGCTACCCCGAGAAGGCCAGCGAGGCGTTCCTCGACCTCATCGAGAACGTCGTCAACAACGCCGACGAGCAGGGATTCGACGGCGAGGAGATGGAGATCATGCACGTCGCCGCCCACAAGGTCGGCGAGGTCCAGGGTCGCAAGCCCCGCGCGATGGGTCGCGCGACCGCCTGGAACACGATGGAAGTCGACGTCGAACTCATCCTCGAGGAGGTCGAAGAATAA